CAATTTTTCGAGAGGTTCGGACATCGTGAAAGCTATGAATGGTAATTGGGAGAATTTCAGTTTAATCAGGCAATGTGGGAAAGTCTCTTACCCATAAACTTCTCTTTGGCACTGCTAGGACTGCTGGTTTTCCCGTAAAGAAGAGGACAGATCAATATCGATTTGCTGCCTGTGGTTTTGGCAACATTACGGGGAAACCTCTAAGCCACTTTGGTACCTATGGTGTTAGCAGAAATTCTCAGCGCATTGTCCGCATGTTACCGGGGGTATGATTTCTTCAAGAGTTGCAACATGTTGCTTCAAATATGGGCCATGAAGCACTTCTTATAGTGAGAGGCCATAACTGACTACTTTGTGGGCGTTAGCAACATGATTCGAAATCACAATGAGAGGCATTGGGTCTCCCCGCATGGATAGGAAGAATGGAGAGAGATACTGACCAACTTAAGTAGAGAATGGATTAATTAGAAGCTATCATGGTTGGGCAGAAGAGCAATCCTAAGGAACCCCAGAAGTATTTTACCAAGCTGATAAGACTTGAGGGCATCCAGCCATACTCACCCCTACGAGTTCTCAGGTAGTTTGGGTTGATTTAGGATGTACCTCTATGGATGAGGACGACACTATGTGAAGACGAATACAATGGGAAGATCCCTATACCAAGGATAAGGAGGCTCCGGGAGGAGTGAAATGATCTTGTCACGATGCCAATTAGTCAGAATTCATGGTGCACTCCAGAATACTATGTCTGCATCATTGAAGAGGACAAGCTAGCCCGACCAAGCAGGGAAGGAATAGCCTGGCTAGAAGATACAATGGCGGCTTTGCAAATCTATCATGAGATTTTGCCGCACTACCTCGTAACTACCTCCATGCACCGCTAAGTGGTCCTAGGGTCGATTGATCACATGTTGCCATCTCCCAGAAATGATGACCGGGTAGTTGAATGTATACAGATTGATTCTGAGATAGAACCAGAGAAAGACCGGAGGAAGAACCTGTATATGGCTAAAATCGGGGAGTCCGATTTTGGGGTCATCATGGTATTCCATAGCTCGTTGCCAGAAGGCTCGAAGCACAGCTCGAGGTTTGATGAACCAGAAGTCTCGAGGCGCAGCTTGACCTCGGGGCAGTGCAAATCGGTGGCTATGATGAACAAGTGGGAGATTCCCAAGGTAAGCGGTTAGAGCTGACCAAGTCTATAATAATAGTACAAGtccgtaccgtggcattaaatggttgtaccagccgtttatctttataataaatgcatatgtactatgttgggattccccctcctatataaaggggacccttgttattttttgcacacatgatattcaatacaagaacaagaacattctatgCTTTCTAACTTAAACACTCTCTATTGTCTTTCCTTTAAtatattgcttacatttattatgtttcattgattgttctttatttattactcATCACTGATCATAAAGAGCCCTCATTAAAGCTCTTAGAattgttagtccttcatcggctACCCATAGCCTGATGCTTAGCTCAACCTCGAGGCCCAACATAGGCTAGATCGAGACCCCGATTCTCGGCTACTCGGTTTGCACAAAGTTCGACCTTCAagatctcattttattttctagtctaacacttagcatctactacctaacaactagcataaaaataaatcacgtatttttagaaccacaaaatcaaatctaattgtattTACCATTTTCGAGGTAAGCAGAACCCGAGTTCaataatgatgaagaagaatttgaagaaCACCCAGAGAAAGAAccggaaaaagaagaagagatggGAAATGACCGGGGATGGTTACTAGAAGTTCAttgatttcacccatttttccaCTTTGTATCTTTATCCCGAACTTTCTCATTTCCCTAAGGGTAGGTTTGTTTTAGCCTATTTAATCCTATGAATATTGGAAACAATTATGTAACCTTTGCTCACACCTATTACAATCCAAATACTATGAAAGAAAACCAAGATTTGCTTCGGATCTGAATGTGTCAAATCTAATTGTTTTTCAAATATTCGTGACTTAGGCCTACCACCAGCAAAGAGAGGTCCCACAAATTTTAGGGAAAATGTGTTTGCCTGAATACGTGAACTAACTGCTCTGTGTGCTTATACTTATGCAAATACTAAAACTGAAttctgttctttttcttttcttttcttttcttgtattactttattattattccccAAAATAAAGTTGGTTTGTGTTGACCCAAAACTGGCGGAACCATTGTACAAGTTGAGATTTAAAGGGAAGATGTTTGCGATAGATAACCCGACCGAACACCCTCTGGTAATAGCTGATAGCCCGGGATGATCAGGAGAGAAGGATGATATGCGGAGTGACAAAGATGTAGCCAATATGGCCTAAGAGATGGAATCATTGAGGGAGGAAGTACAACACATTCGCGAATTGGCATATCTGGTCGCGACGATGCTCCCACAACCACCTAGATTCGATTCGATCTAGATTCAATCCCGGACCACTTTCCTTCTACTACTTGACAAGCAAACAATACCCCGACTTTTGTCCCTACCACTAACCCTACAAAACCACCAAACCCTCCTATACACAGCCCTTATGTACCAAATTACATTCAAACACCTCAAAACCCACCAGTTGCCACCGACACTATTCATATCCCTTCTTGTGATTACATCACCCTCACTACTAACATAAACTAGAATATACCTATAACACATACTTCTGCACGTGAGCGATATGCTCCTCCCTTATATGCCGTTTCAGAATCTACCTTCACAGCGCCCATCACGGTCAGGCTACCTTATAAAGTTGATCAATATGCCAAAATGGAGAGGGAAACTAAGTATAAGGAGGATAATCGGTGTCCGAACAATTACGAGCAttgagaaaacaaatgaagaacctTTAGGTTCCTCGAGGGAGCGAAAGTCTAGATTATGAGGATCTGTGTGTCCACCCTGATGTGGACCTGTCGATAAGTTACAAGCCTCTGAAGTTTGAAATCTTAGATGGGACAGGTGGTCCCCATGCATGATGGTAGGGTATAATcttgtattttagtcgcttattgcactctaattactaTACTGTAATTGAGgttgagctttaattgctagtattttgcactaattgtgtgttatGCCtcgtaggagtgatttcgagctatgtagatgttatggaatgaattcaagttattctggagctttgaagtctgagtaaaagcccaaggattaagtcgggatcgtgttcaggGATCAACGAACAATAGTACACTTAAAGAACGAAATAAAGAATCGAGCAGGTTGTCACCAAAGTGCGCGAGCGCGCACTGGGCGCGCATGTGAAGAAGAATGTTATCCAAAATACGTGGCCAAATGTGCGAGCACACTCCCAGGTGCGCAGCCGCGCACGTCCAACTCCGGAAAGTGTCCTATTTCGCATAGGAGAAGGTGTTTTCATTTGGGCCTGACcatacttggtatatatacatggaaaaatggtatttttgagagttttgacacatctaagacttaaggaagctaaggagaaatgggagaaagaaaagaataaggAATCCATCATTCAATCCCAAAGGAAGAAACGAGAAGTTGAGGATGATGCTATTCATAAGGAGTTTAACAGGGGAAACACTTATTTGGTACACTCGCCAAAATCTCCAAAACTGGAGGGAGTGGCAGGATATGGCAGAAGATTTCATGAATTGCTTCTGATTCAACACAGAAATTACCTTTGATAGGTTTGCTCTGGTAAACTTGCAGAAGAAGCCGTCTGAATCATTCCAAGAGTATGCACGTCGATGGAGGAAAGAGGCCACCAGAGCACAACCCCCATTAGATGATAGTGAGTTGACTCATTATTTTATCAAGGCTCAGGAAGGGATCTACTTTGAGAAAATGATGGGTATGATGGGGCAGAAGTTCCTTGAACTTGTTAAGATGGTTGATTTTTTAGAGGAAGGTATAAAGTCTGGCAAGGTACAGTCTATGGAAGTATTACTTATTGAATACATGGGGTcgattatactcatactacactctatactTCATGTCCAGATCCAAGTACATTCGGTCGAGGCGATTTCCAAAGTTGAGTTGCTATTAGCTTttgggagactacgaggtagctgctatgtcATCCGCAgtccttgaagttctctttcagTTATTCTATCTTTACTTTTCTATTGTTCAGACAATTATATTAGAGGATTTTGCTTGTATCTTGTTATTATGTAGTGCTCGTGTACTTGTTAACATCAGATTTTGGGGATGGTTGTAGCAGTATTATAGTTATATTCTCGTATATTTCATGACATTTTTCCGTTGATGggttattaaaccatgtttattcgattttattattattattatataattattggcttacctagcgggttgggatAGGTATCATCACTACTAGTGAATTTTAGGTCGTAATAGTAGAAGATGACATTGTTCCAACCATCTGATGTCATCTTGTTTATGGTAGTATAGGACATTTTCTAATTTGTGTAACTTTCAAACAAATAATGTATTTTCTTCTTGCCAACATTGTAATTCAAAATCTTATTTGCTCATGTCTTGTACCACTAGTTATTGGGATTAGTTGAGTTAATTTTCacatacttatttattttattgatgTTATCCAgtttatatgataatttgtgttaattggcttacctatcGATTTTAGTTAGGTGCTATCACGGCGTGATgagattttggatcatgacataTTTATATTGGCAGTATTCTTTTTTGTCCTTCGCTTTTCTAGTGTttgtctttcttattttctttttatgttggcAAAATTCCTTTTTTTCTCGAATTTAATTACACATATGATTTTATCATGTTACAAATTTGTTGGTGGTGCTTATGCATTTTCTATTTCAATGGTAGATGTGATAAATCATATATTaggtgaaaatagcacgggctagccagtttttggactggtaattgaaaaatagccagcatttgcaaagtcatagaaaaataatcaatattTTGCTGGAACAtggaaagttctagcataatatactggagattggtgcacttgtgtatgaacttccaacatattatgctggaattccaacacacggaaagttctAACACAATATACTGAAGATTGGAGCatgtgtgtatgaacttccaacatattatgctggaccagtatattatgctgaaagtcaagtatattatgctggaactccagtatattatgctggaatatttttcggattttgaacagtattttcgttcaaatttatctttacatgaaaagtggctaaatttcgattacttttgaaactgtggctatttttcaattatcacttgtaTATCgagctatttttaaatttctgctcagtaaaaaaaaaaatatactgcTCATATATGAACAATATGCGTAATATATTTTGTTTAGTTACATGTACtatattgtatatataaattcATAGATTCGGTAtgtaatatgtataaatattataTATCATATATAGAAAATATTAACATTATATAAAATGAtacagtataatatactggaatatATTAAAGGcatagttattaaaaaaaaatagaattttccagcataaaaataaatatttaaaagatatttattGGAATTCCTTGATGGCAACCTCGTTAAAGAGGGGAGAATTTGTGAgatatttttctttttacgaTCTTTGAGATATTTAGGTAAGTAAAAATAACAAGAAATGAGGTAAATCTAAAATAACATGAAACTAAGCCTGAACTAATGACTCAACCTTACAAGTATTTCCTTAGAAAAGGCTAAATTAGCCTGCCATTACCCTCAATCTTGAATTTATGTGCTCTTTATAGTCTCAACGACTTTTAGAAATGGTCACTTTCGACGTTGATAGAAAATAGCACAAATAAAAGATTAAATAAGGGAAAATTGTTTGAGGTCAAAAGGTAATATGATGACTAATTGAGTTAAAAGTAATAAGAAATGAGGTAACTCTAAAATGACATGAAATGAGGTAAATTTAAATGACATGAATGTAAGCCTGAGCTGAAGACCCAACCTTACAAGTATTACGTTAGAAAAGAGaacatttatattttatttatttaatacaaGTTAGCATGTGTTTATGTCCTTGCTAGATTATACTTAGttattgaattttatttttgttagagTATATTTAGTTATTTAACAATTTAGTtccaatatttaaaaagatatgttatttttgtatataactcTTACTAATAGGTATAATGGTTAAAAATCCTTTTTTTAattatggtatcagagcctcctTTCTAGTGGTTCTTGAAAGCTACCACTTTCCGCTTCTCTCTCGCATGATTGATCTACATCAGATGATGAGCCCAGGCAAAAACTAAGACCCGTCAGTCCCTATTGatatgttttttttaatgttGGGCCTCTTATTATGTGATTCATGCTCTCGTTGTCCACTCTTATGTGAGGGAGTATCAAATTTCACATTAGTTGAGGAAGTGAAGTATAATCTCCTTATATTACTTGGTAATCTTCCCTTCACGACATTAACAATGGTATATTGGAGTAGATGTTATGCCTTTATGGCCCAAACATATCCAAAATAAGTTGTATTAGAGATATAAATATTAAGATGAATATATGATCATATAGATTAGACGAGATTAGAAACTATCACTTTCGATATAGATAGAAAATAGCACAAATAAAAGATTAAATTAGGGAAAGGAAAGATTGTTTGAGGTCAACAGGCATTATGATGATTGATTGAGTTAAAAGTAACAAGAAATGAGGTAAATTTAAAATGACACGAAACTAAGCGTGAACTGAAGACCCAACCTTACAAATATTACGTTAGAAAAGGCTAAATTAGCCTGCCATTACTTTCAATGTCGAATTTATGTGCTCTTAAGAGTCTCAGAGACGAAATAAGGCTTTCAACTCCCAAAAAAGAAATCTTTTGATGCTATACAAAAGAACaccaaataattaataaatgacCACTTCTGAATGCAGACTTCAAAGCTAATTACCATAAGAAAAACTtccaactttttttctttttgtttttgcagCATAACTTTACACAGTGAGCTAAAAGATATTAGCTTGAGAAGAAGGAACTATAGTCCTCTTTGCATTCCTACATTGTTGATGACAATGGGGGAAAAAAGGATGGATCTTCATTAGAATTCTTGGTTTTTCATGAATGAGTATTTGCAGCAAACCCATTTGTTGCTAATGATAAAGTGTGAAATCAAGAATAAGTGCGTCCAGTTTTATAAGTTGAATGATTCAGTGCTTTTATAGTTTGAAACCAACAAAGAAATGAATAAACACGTGGCGCCAAATACCAGAACCGACCATTCCaataatttggtcatttttcaacATTGTAGCTCACCAACCAACCACCATTGTACACTTGTTCTGAATTCCTCTTAAAAACTTTTCTTTATCTACCAGTTCCTTCTCTTTAATAAGGAGTATAACAATGTCAAAGTTGATTTTTCTGAAATAGAATTCCACTTCCAATTATGGCTCCCTGTTTCCTCTCCTATGCTTTGGCTTTGCTCTTATTCTTTCTAATAGAGCTTTCTGGTTCTATAGTGTCTGGTCGGGTTCGCTTGGGTTCAAGATTGTTAGCTAAAGAGAAGCAAGCATGGTTTTCTGACAATGGAACCTTTGCTTTTGGCTTCACACCAACAGCAGACTCTAATGATCAATATCAATTGGCAATTTGGTTTGCACAACTTCCAGTAGACACAACCATGGTTTGGTCTCCTAATATGTAAGTGAACCAATGTTCAAATGTGCTTAGGAGTTTATGTTCTATGCAATAACAGTGTAAAAGGTAGATCACTATGATAAATTAATTGGTAGCATGATAAAAATGATAACTAACCTACTATAGTAGGTTGAACTATATTGATGGTGTAACATACCTTTACACCGTATACAACTTAAATTCATTACTTATTAGCACGATGAAAATTTTGCATGACTTAAACTGTAGCTTCTCTTTCTCTTCATTAGGTGTTAGATTTGAAATTTTGTGGTAAATAACAAGTTCTTGAAATGGCTCAAGTGGACATAAATATGGAGTTGTAGATTAGGAATGTTATTCTGTTTCAAGACTAGGAAAAAAGCAGAAAATACTCCTCCACCTCTAGTTTTTAATAAAGCTTTTGCAGGTAATATAACTTTTTGGCCATTTTGTCTCAATCATCTAAATAGAAATTCACCAGTCAGCAAAGATGCAACCTTGGAGTTTGACACCACAGGAAATCTCATGTTGATGGATGGAGACACCACAGTTTGGGCATCAAACACCTCGGAAGCAGGCGTCGAGTTAGCTGTCATGTCTGAAAATGGCAACTTCATTCTCTACAGCACCAACCTAAGCGTCGCATGGCAAAGCTTTGCATATCCATCTGATACTCTCCTACCTGGTCAACCCTTTACAGTTTCACTAGAATTAACATCAACAAAATCATCTTCTCATGGCGGTTACTATACTTTAAAAATGTTGCAGCAACCTACTTCACTAAGCCTTGCATTGACCTATAATGTGCCTAAGTCATACACCTCGTCGCCTGAATCTTACAGCAACTTTTCTTATTGGTCAGAACCTGAAATATCAAATGTGACCGGAGATGTTATTGCAGTGTTGAATAAAGCAGGAAGCTTTGGTATGGTTTATGGCTCATCTTCAGATGGAGCAGTTTATGTATATAAAAATGATGGAGATTACGGAGGCCTATTGTCGGATGTAAATCAAAGGAATTCCAATGCACTATCTGTTCTTCGTCGATTAACCCTCGAGGTTAATGGAAACATACGTTTGTATCGATGGGATAATGATGTGAATGGATCAAGGCAATGGGTTCCAGAGTGGGCAGCTGTGTCCAATCCATGTGATATTTCTGGAATTTGTGGCGATGGGATATGTAATTTAGACAGAAGCAAGACGAATGCTTCTTGCACATGTTTGCCAGGGACTTCTAAAGTGGGAAATGATGTCTCATGTTCAGGAAATTCTTCAGTGACAGGGAAATGTGGACCTCGGCATGAAAACTTGATGTCTCAGTTCAAGATTTCTACTGTTCAGAAAACAAATTATTATTTCTCAGAATCATCTGTCATAGGAAATTATAGTGATAAAGGAACATTGTCCAAATGTGGCGATGCTTGCTTATCAAACTGTGATTGTGTTGCTTCTGTTTACGGCCTTAGTGAGGAGAAGGCTTACTGTTGGTTACTCAGGAGCATGGAATTTGGTGGATTTGAGGATCCTGTTTCAACTTTATTTGTGAAGGTTGAGGCCAATGCCTCAGCGTCTGGAGCAAGCAGTAGCAGAACACCTGGGGATTCATCACACGAGTCAGAAAGTACTCACGAGAAGGTTTTGATACTTCCTATAGTCTTGAGCATGGCAGTTCTTATTGGCCTGCTCAGTTGTTTGTTATATATTAATATCCATAGAAAAAGATCCATAAAGAGGGCACTTGAGAGCTCTTTGATTTTGTCAGGAGCTCCAGTTAGTTTCAGCTACCGCGACCTGCTAGGCTGGACTACCAATTTTTCCCAGTTACTTGGAACAGGTAAAGATATGAACATTTTATTACTTCTGTGCTACTAAGAACTCAAACTATGTGAACCCAAACACAGATCACTGGTTTCTTTAAGGACATAATTAGTAACAGTACTGTGTTGACAGGTGGATTTGGCAGTGTATACAAGGGTTGCCTAAAAGATGGAACATTAATTGCAGTAAAGAAACTTGATAAAGTTTCACCTCATGGGGAGAAGGAATTCATAACAGAGGTTAAAACAATTGGCTCTATGCATCATTTGAACTTGGTCCGTCTATGTGGATACTGTTCTGAGGGAACTCAAAGGTAAGTTACTTCTTCCATTGTAATTTGTGAAGTATAGCATGGGAAGTATGTATAGGTGTTGCATCGTAGTCAGGATTAGCTCAACTTTCACTAAAAATTTTCATTCTTTGGCAGGCTGCTAGTTTATGAATTCATGAAAAATGGTTCTTTGGACAAGTGGATATTTCATTCACTTAGTACAAGAGATAGACTACTAGATTGGTCATCACGTTTCCGCATAGCAGTTGGTACTGCACAAGGGATAGCCTATTTTCATGAGCAGTGTAGGGACAGAATAATACACTGTGACATCAAGCCAGAGAACATACTTCTGGATGATAATTTCTGCCCTAAGGTATCTGATTTTGGACTAGCTAAGTTAATGGTGAGAGAGAACTCCCACGTTGTCACTATGGTCCGAGGAACCAGAGGTTATTTAGCTCCCGAATGGGTCAGCAATCGCCCTATTACTGTAAAAGCTGATGTTTACAGCTATGGTATGCTTCTTCTAGAGATTGTTGGTGGCCGGAGAAATCTCGATATGACTTGTGATGCAGACGACTTCTTTTATCCCGGATGGGCTTACAAGGTATGCACTTCACTTGACACAATCTTCAATTTGACTCATATTGTTGCCTTGTTTCTGGTACATGTAGTCTTCActgtttttctctttcttctttccaGGAGATGACTAGTGGAACACCCGTAAAAGTTGTAGACAGGCGACTTAAAGGAGCAGCAGAAGAAAAAGAGGTAATGAGAGCATTGATGGTTGCTTTCTGGTGTATTCAGGATGAGGTTTCAAATAGGCC
Above is a window of Nicotiana tabacum cultivar K326 chromosome 8, ASM71507v2, whole genome shotgun sequence DNA encoding:
- the LOC107828861 gene encoding G-type lectin S-receptor-like serine/threonine-protein kinase At5g24080 isoform X1 — encoded protein: MAPCFLSYALALLLFFLIELSGSIVSGRVRLGSRLLAKEKQAWFSDNGTFAFGFTPTADSNDQYQLAIWFAQLPVDTTMVWSPNINSPVSKDATLEFDTTGNLMLMDGDTTVWASNTSEAGVELAVMSENGNFILYSTNLSVAWQSFAYPSDTLLPGQPFTVSLELTSTKSSSHGGYYTLKMLQQPTSLSLALTYNVPKSYTSSPESYSNFSYWSEPEISNVTGDVIAVLNKAGSFGMVYGSSSDGAVYVYKNDGDYGGLLSDVNQRNSNALSVLRRLTLEVNGNIRLYRWDNDVNGSRQWVPEWAAVSNPCDISGICGDGICNLDRSKTNASCTCLPGTSKVGNDVSCSGNSSVTGKCGPRHENLMSQFKISTVQKTNYYFSESSVIGNYSDKGTLSKCGDACLSNCDCVASVYGLSEEKAYCWLLRSMEFGGFEDPVSTLFVKVEANASASGASSSRTPGDSSHESESTHEKVLILPIVLSMAVLIGLLSCLLYINIHRKRSIKRALESSLILSGAPVSFSYRDLLGWTTNFSQLLGTGGFGSVYKGCLKDGTLIAVKKLDKVSPHGEKEFITEVKTIGSMHHLNLVRLCGYCSEGTQRLLVYEFMKNGSLDKWIFHSLSTRDRLLDWSSRFRIAVGTAQGIAYFHEQCRDRIIHCDIKPENILLDDNFCPKVSDFGLAKLMVRENSHVVTMVRGTRGYLAPEWVSNRPITVKADVYSYGMLLLEIVGGRRNLDMTCDADDFFYPGWAYKEMTSGTPVKVVDRRLKGAAEEKEVMRALMVAFWCIQDEVSNRPSMGEVVKMLEGSVDINMPPMPQTVLELIDEGLDHVYKSMKRELNQYSSFSVTTHPSSYATCSHSTISPR
- the LOC107828861 gene encoding G-type lectin S-receptor-like serine/threonine-protein kinase At5g24080 isoform X2, with amino-acid sequence MLMDGDTTVWASNTSEAGVELAVMSENGNFILYSTNLSVAWQSFAYPSDTLLPGQPFTVSLELTSTKSSSHGGYYTLKMLQQPTSLSLALTYNVPKSYTSSPESYSNFSYWSEPEISNVTGDVIAVLNKAGSFGMVYGSSSDGAVYVYKNDGDYGGLLSDVNQRNSNALSVLRRLTLEVNGNIRLYRWDNDVNGSRQWVPEWAAVSNPCDISGICGDGICNLDRSKTNASCTCLPGTSKVGNDVSCSGNSSVTGKCGPRHENLMSQFKISTVQKTNYYFSESSVIGNYSDKGTLSKCGDACLSNCDCVASVYGLSEEKAYCWLLRSMEFGGFEDPVSTLFVKVEANASASGASSSRTPGDSSHESESTHEKVLILPIVLSMAVLIGLLSCLLYINIHRKRSIKRALESSLILSGAPVSFSYRDLLGWTTNFSQLLGTGGFGSVYKGCLKDGTLIAVKKLDKVSPHGEKEFITEVKTIGSMHHLNLVRLCGYCSEGTQRLLVYEFMKNGSLDKWIFHSLSTRDRLLDWSSRFRIAVGTAQGIAYFHEQCRDRIIHCDIKPENILLDDNFCPKVSDFGLAKLMVRENSHVVTMVRGTRGYLAPEWVSNRPITVKADVYSYGMLLLEIVGGRRNLDMTCDADDFFYPGWAYKEMTSGTPVKVVDRRLKGAAEEKEVMRALMVAFWCIQDEVSNRPSMGEVVKMLEGSVDINMPPMPQTVLELIDEGLDHVYKSMKRELNQYSSFSVTTHPSSYATCSHSTISPR